The following proteins are co-located in the Komagataeibacter sp. FNDCF1 genome:
- a CDS encoding ATP-dependent Clp protease proteolytic subunit, whose translation MRDRDPVEIFNNALVPMVVEQTSRGERAFDIYSRLLQERIIFLTGPVYDQVSAVVSAQLLYLESVNPTKEISFYINSPGGVVSAGLAIYDTMQYIRSPVSTVCIGQAASMGSLLLAGGEKGRRFALPNSRVMVHQPSGGAQGQASDIEIQAQEILTIRKRLNEIYNEHTGRTLEEIEQKLERDSYMSAEEAQAFGIVDEVVRRNVASKPAE comes from the coding sequence ATGAGGGATCGGGATCCCGTAGAGATCTTCAATAACGCTCTGGTACCCATGGTGGTTGAACAGACCTCCCGCGGGGAACGGGCATTCGACATCTATTCCCGCCTTCTGCAGGAACGGATCATTTTTCTGACCGGGCCGGTCTATGATCAGGTCTCGGCCGTGGTGTCGGCACAGCTGCTTTATCTGGAAAGCGTGAACCCGACGAAGGAAATCTCGTTCTACATCAACAGCCCCGGTGGCGTGGTGTCGGCCGGGCTCGCGATTTACGATACCATGCAGTACATCCGCTCGCCCGTCAGCACGGTGTGCATCGGGCAGGCGGCCTCCATGGGGTCGCTGCTGCTGGCCGGCGGGGAGAAGGGGCGGCGTTTCGCCCTGCCCAATTCCCGCGTGATGGTGCACCAGCCTTCGGGCGGGGCGCAGGGACAGGCCAGCGACATCGAGATCCAGGCCCAGGAAATCCTGACCATCCGCAAGCGCCTGAACGAAATCTACAACGAGCACACCGGCCGTACGCTTGAGGAAATCGAGCAGAAGCTGGAGCGCGACAGCTACATGTCGGCGGAGGAAGCGCAGGCATTCGGCATTGTGGATGAAGTGGTCCGTCGTAACGTTGCGTCAAAGCCTGCTGAGTAA
- the tig gene encoding trigger factor gives MQVTETLSDGLKRGFTVTVPAAEIESKRTARLKEVGQSMKLPGFRPGKVPMSILQQRFGESVQGEVLEQVVSDATRTLLDERGLRPAMQPQVDLVSGSEPGSKEDLVFTVAFELLPEIAIPDLSTLSLVRLKSEVNAETVDKALQEIAGRQREFEKIEEDRPAADGDVVTVDFVGKIDGTAFEGGSADDVNVELGGAGFIPGFAEQIVGMKVGDEKVITVTFPADYGAEHLAGKEANFDIKVKELKRPVDAKIDDDLAKKLGFEGLEQVRELISKQVGQEYEQLSRLRLKRELLDKLAEKTDFEAPPGMVDAEFSQIWNRIEEDRKAGRLDEEDKDKDEDTLRADYRKIAERRVKLGLLLAEIGRVNNITVTQDEIVHAVRAEASRYPGQEQAVFEYFSKNPQAVDGLRGPIFENKVIDYIVELAKVEDKDVTPEELAEMPEADV, from the coding sequence ATGCAGGTTACTGAAACGCTTTCCGATGGCCTGAAGCGCGGGTTTACCGTTACGGTGCCTGCCGCAGAAATCGAGAGCAAGCGCACCGCGCGCCTGAAAGAAGTTGGACAGTCCATGAAGCTGCCGGGCTTCCGCCCCGGAAAGGTGCCGATGAGCATCCTGCAGCAGCGTTTTGGCGAATCCGTCCAGGGCGAGGTTCTGGAGCAGGTGGTCAGCGATGCGACCCGCACCCTGCTGGACGAGCGTGGCCTGCGTCCTGCCATGCAGCCCCAGGTTGACCTGGTCTCCGGCAGCGAGCCGGGCAGCAAGGAAGACCTGGTTTTCACGGTTGCGTTCGAACTCCTGCCTGAAATCGCCATTCCCGACCTGTCCACCCTGTCGCTCGTGCGCCTCAAGTCCGAGGTCAATGCCGAGACGGTGGACAAGGCGCTGCAGGAAATCGCAGGCCGCCAGCGCGAATTCGAGAAGATCGAGGAAGACCGCCCCGCAGCCGATGGCGACGTGGTGACGGTGGACTTCGTTGGCAAGATCGACGGCACGGCTTTTGAGGGCGGTTCCGCCGACGACGTGAATGTCGAACTGGGCGGTGCCGGCTTCATCCCCGGTTTTGCCGAGCAGATCGTGGGCATGAAGGTCGGTGACGAAAAGGTGATCACCGTAACCTTCCCTGCCGATTACGGCGCGGAGCACCTGGCGGGCAAGGAAGCCAACTTCGACATCAAGGTCAAGGAGCTCAAGCGCCCGGTTGATGCCAAGATCGACGATGACCTGGCCAAGAAGCTGGGCTTCGAGGGGCTGGAGCAGGTGCGTGAACTGATCTCCAAGCAGGTCGGTCAGGAATACGAGCAGCTTTCCCGCCTGCGCCTGAAGCGCGAACTGCTGGACAAGCTGGCGGAAAAGACCGATTTCGAAGCCCCTCCGGGCATGGTCGATGCCGAGTTCAGCCAGATCTGGAACCGCATCGAGGAAGACCGCAAGGCCGGTCGCCTGGATGAGGAAGACAAGGACAAGGACGAGGACACGCTGCGCGCCGACTATCGCAAGATTGCCGAACGCCGCGTGAAGCTGGGCCTGCTGCTGGCCGAAATCGGCCGGGTGAACAACATCACCGTGACGCAGGACGAAATCGTGCACGCCGTGCGCGCCGAAGCCTCGCGCTACCCCGGCCAGGAACAGGCCGTGTTCGAATATTTCTCCAAGAACCCGCAGGCGGTTGACGGGCTGCGCGGCCCGATCTTCGAGAACAAGGTCATCGACTATATCGTCGAACTGGCCAAGGTCGAGGACAAGGACGTGACGCCGGAAGAACTGGCCGAAATGCCGGAAGCTGACGTCTGA
- a CDS encoding NAD(P)H-hydrate dehydratase yields MPENQPDRAIARHLLLPAPDEMGRIDAAAARVVPVATLMENAGRAVARAIRRHTRPCRVLVLCGPGNNGGDGYVAARRLAEQGWPVSVAMLAAPRPGGDAAAAAALWHGPVVPFTPDAARRFDLVVDGVFGAGLSRDVGADIAAVLDAAPRLVAIDMPTGVDGATGAVRGHAAQAELTVTFCRLKPGHLLLPGRTLCGQVVLADIGIPESAVESVPIRAWRNEPGLWRTPACGVNSYKYSRGVVSICGGRDMPGAARLSAGGARAAGAGLVRLAVGDSAEVYRMTAPPGLIVDSEPLDRLLEDSRRHVWVCGPGLSVAEVAQTFPALLKAGRDVIADAGAFTMAAGAPERLAGAAIITPHIGEFSRVFGRPGPDRLAAARAAAVRTGAVTVLKGPDTIIASPDGRVAINDHATPMLGTAGSGDTLTGIIAALLAAGMPRWDAACAGVWLHGDAALHAGAWPVAEAFDLHVGDARARAEVLAQKVFG; encoded by the coding sequence ATGCCTGAGAACCAACCTGATCGCGCCATTGCGCGCCACCTGCTGCTGCCCGCGCCGGACGAGATGGGGCGCATCGACGCCGCTGCCGCCCGCGTCGTGCCGGTGGCGACACTTATGGAAAATGCGGGCCGCGCCGTGGCGCGCGCCATACGCCGCCATACCCGCCCGTGCCGGGTGCTGGTGCTGTGCGGGCCGGGCAATAATGGCGGGGATGGCTATGTGGCCGCACGCAGGCTGGCGGAGCAGGGGTGGCCGGTCTCCGTCGCCATGCTGGCGGCCCCCCGCCCGGGTGGGGACGCGGCAGCCGCCGCGGCACTGTGGCACGGTCCCGTCGTGCCCTTCACGCCGGATGCCGCCCGCCGCTTCGACCTGGTGGTCGATGGCGTGTTCGGCGCGGGGCTGAGCCGGGATGTGGGGGCGGATATCGCGGCGGTGCTCGATGCGGCGCCCCGGCTGGTCGCCATTGACATGCCAACGGGTGTGGACGGGGCGACCGGTGCGGTCCGGGGGCATGCGGCGCAGGCTGAACTGACGGTCACGTTCTGCCGCCTCAAGCCCGGTCACCTGCTCCTGCCGGGGCGTACCCTGTGCGGGCAGGTGGTGCTGGCGGATATCGGCATACCGGAATCCGCCGTGGAGTCCGTCCCGATTCGGGCATGGCGCAACGAGCCGGGCCTGTGGCGCACCCCGGCCTGTGGCGTGAACAGCTATAAATACAGTCGCGGGGTGGTCAGCATCTGTGGCGGGCGGGACATGCCCGGCGCGGCGCGCCTTTCCGCTGGCGGTGCGCGGGCGGCGGGAGCGGGTCTGGTCAGGCTGGCGGTGGGGGACAGCGCCGAAGTCTACCGCATGACCGCGCCACCCGGCCTGATCGTGGATTCCGAACCGCTGGACAGGCTCCTGGAGGATTCGCGCCGTCATGTATGGGTCTGCGGTCCGGGCCTGTCGGTGGCGGAGGTCGCGCAGACCTTTCCCGCGCTGCTGAAGGCGGGCCGGGACGTGATTGCCGATGCCGGGGCCTTCACCATGGCAGCCGGTGCGCCGGAGCGTCTGGCGGGGGCAGCCATCATCACACCCCATATCGGCGAGTTCTCGCGCGTGTTCGGCAGGCCGGGTCCGGACCGGCTTGCTGCCGCGCGTGCGGCCGCCGTGCGTACCGGGGCGGTCACCGTGCTGAAGGGGCCCGATACCATCATTGCAAGCCCGGACGGACGCGTTGCGATTAACGACCACGCCACCCCCATGCTGGGCACGGCGGGATCGGGCGATACGCTGACGGGGATCATCGCGGCGCTGCTGGCCGCCGGCATGCCCCGGTGGGATGCGGCCTGCGCCGGAGTGTGGCTGCATGGTGACGCGGCGCTGCATGCCGGGGCGTGGCCGGTCGCCGAGGCATTCGATCTTCATGTAGGCGATGCGCGGGCACGGGCGGAGGTGCTGGCGCAAAAAGTTTTCGGCTGA
- a CDS encoding CopD family protein — protein sequence MSPSIVWSLVLALHITAMAAWVGGMIYAAFVLKPSLGLLDPTQRASIHLQTLNRFFRIVWHTMPMVLVSGWLLIYHDGGFAVVPWPINLMQLFGLIMAGVFARIYFGPYQKARRALRPKPGMFDSIRSLVLVNIGLGVLTILTACLAHPF from the coding sequence ATGTCCCCATCCATTGTCTGGAGCCTTGTGCTCGCCCTTCATATTACAGCCATGGCGGCCTGGGTTGGCGGCATGATCTATGCGGCCTTCGTGCTCAAGCCCAGCCTGGGGCTGCTGGACCCGACACAACGCGCCTCGATCCATCTCCAGACCCTGAACCGCTTCTTCCGCATCGTCTGGCATACCATGCCCATGGTGCTGGTGAGCGGATGGCTGCTGATCTATCATGACGGCGGCTTCGCGGTCGTGCCATGGCCGATCAACCTCATGCAGCTTTTCGGCCTGATCATGGCTGGCGTATTCGCGCGCATCTATTTCGGTCCCTACCAGAAGGCCCGCCGCGCGCTGCGCCCCAAGCCGGGCATGTTCGACTCGATCCGTTCGCTGGTGCTGGTCAACATCGGGCTGGGCGTGCTGACCATCCTGACCGCCTGCCTGGCACACCCGTTCTGA
- a CDS encoding DEAD/DEAH box helicase: protein MSAKKTSPAPARPAKKAVTASPAASTDGAAPADTPDPGGEAEQAQPLFSELGLSEPIQRAIDEMGYRHPTPIQAQAIPYVLMGRDVLGVAQTGTGKTASFTLPMLEILQGSRARARMPRSLILEPTRELALQVAENFVNYGKHLKLTHALLIGGESMAEQKEVLNRGVDVLIATPGRLIDLFERGGLLLTQTKLLVIDEADRMLDMGFIPDIEKIVSMLSPLRQTLFFSATMAPEIRRLADAFLRNPKEITVSRPSSVASTIETGLAIVDAKDKRRALRKLLRESDMQNAIVFCNRKRDVDVLCKSLIKHGFSAGALHGDLAQSLRFSTLEAFKSGELKILVCSDIAARGIDIGGLSHVFNFDLPFHAEDYVHRIGRTGRAGRTGHAYSLATPDEEALAQAIEKLTGKPIPRIEVKGVDNLEWSDEPRAANGRRKSRKANAETTQQPAATPARQPAEEAPRRARRAANPQPPASTTPPRRERDTGLLPAAADQPTTGFGEDMPAFMRLPRREKPVITADE from the coding sequence TTGAGCGCCAAAAAAACTTCCCCCGCCCCGGCACGTCCCGCAAAGAAGGCGGTGACCGCATCCCCCGCCGCCAGCACGGACGGGGCCGCCCCTGCCGATACGCCAGATCCCGGGGGGGAAGCAGAACAGGCGCAGCCCCTGTTTTCCGAACTTGGCCTGTCCGAACCCATCCAGCGCGCGATTGACGAGATGGGATACCGTCATCCCACCCCCATCCAGGCCCAGGCCATTCCGTATGTGCTGATGGGTCGCGATGTGCTGGGGGTCGCCCAGACGGGCACGGGCAAGACCGCATCCTTCACCCTGCCGATGCTTGAAATCCTGCAGGGTTCGCGGGCCCGCGCGCGCATGCCGCGTTCGCTTATCCTTGAGCCGACACGCGAACTGGCGCTGCAGGTGGCCGAGAACTTCGTGAACTACGGCAAGCACCTCAAGCTGACCCACGCGCTGCTGATCGGTGGCGAGAGCATGGCCGAGCAGAAGGAAGTGCTCAACCGCGGCGTCGACGTGCTGATCGCGACCCCGGGCCGCCTGATCGACCTGTTCGAACGCGGTGGCCTGCTGCTGACCCAGACAAAGCTGCTGGTGATCGATGAAGCCGACCGCATGCTCGACATGGGGTTCATCCCCGATATCGAGAAGATCGTGAGCATGCTCTCGCCGCTGCGCCAGACGCTGTTCTTCTCCGCCACCATGGCGCCAGAGATCCGCCGCCTGGCCGATGCGTTCCTGCGCAACCCGAAGGAGATCACGGTCAGCCGTCCGTCCTCCGTCGCGTCCACCATCGAGACCGGACTTGCCATTGTCGATGCCAAGGACAAGCGCCGTGCGCTGCGCAAGCTCCTGCGTGAGTCGGACATGCAGAACGCCATTGTGTTCTGCAACCGCAAGCGCGATGTGGACGTGCTGTGCAAATCCCTGATCAAGCATGGTTTTTCCGCCGGTGCGCTGCACGGTGACCTGGCGCAGTCCCTGCGCTTCTCCACCCTTGAGGCTTTCAAGAGCGGGGAACTGAAAATTCTGGTCTGCTCGGATATCGCGGCGCGCGGGATCGATATTGGCGGCCTGTCGCACGTGTTCAATTTCGACCTGCCATTCCATGCCGAGGACTATGTCCACCGGATTGGCCGGACCGGCCGCGCGGGCCGCACCGGCCACGCCTACAGCCTTGCCACCCCCGATGAAGAAGCTCTGGCACAGGCGATCGAGAAACTGACGGGCAAGCCCATCCCGAGAATCGAGGTCAAAGGCGTGGATAATCTGGAATGGTCCGATGAGCCGCGTGCCGCGAATGGCCGCCGCAAGTCCCGCAAAGCCAACGCGGAGACCACGCAGCAGCCCGCAGCCACCCCGGCCAGGCAACCGGCCGAGGAAGCGCCGCGTCGCGCCCGCAGGGCGGCAAACCCGCAGCCGCCTGCTTCCACCACGCCGCCACGGCGTGAACGTGACACAGGCCTGCTGCCCGCCGCCGCCGACCAGCCCACGACCGGATTTGGCGAGGACATGCCTGCCTTCATGCGTCTGCCCCGCCGGGAAAAGCCCGTTATCACGGCTGACGAATAA
- a CDS encoding class I SAM-dependent RNA methyltransferase has product MENVVADAIPVVALGNDGDGIAQTPTGRIFVSGTVPGDEILLTSQTGTHGALEQVVTPGPARVTPPCPLFGTCGGCRLQHMALPAIMEWKAGRVVEALGRAGFDPVPVPQTRQVSPHGRRRVDLAFRRVGRDIVLGLHRRRGDVVDMTACTLLDPGLFGLLAPLRAMLHSLPAVHAGGDIQINLLDSGPDLLITMDGTPDANDRRILAQFGRAHGIARISLHAKPPETLALTGPVFQHFDGVRVVPPPGAFLQPAREGEDAIREAVLAGLPLKGLKAGIIELYAGCGTLSFALAAHAKVHAYEGEKAALACLKQASGGTRVLPALRDLNRQPVMASELAKSAAVVLDPPHAGAGAQIAQIVAGRPRCVIYVSCNPVALQRDLAPLRQTGYRLDSVTVIDQFLWSTEVESVCVLTLPATRPRR; this is encoded by the coding sequence ATGGAAAACGTAGTGGCCGATGCCATTCCCGTGGTGGCGCTCGGCAATGACGGGGATGGCATTGCCCAGACCCCGACGGGGCGGATATTCGTATCCGGCACCGTGCCGGGGGATGAAATCCTGCTGACCAGCCAGACCGGCACGCATGGCGCGCTGGAGCAGGTCGTCACTCCCGGTCCCGCGCGTGTAACACCGCCCTGCCCCCTGTTCGGTACATGTGGCGGCTGTCGCCTGCAGCACATGGCGTTGCCCGCCATCATGGAATGGAAAGCAGGCCGGGTGGTCGAAGCCCTGGGCCGTGCGGGTTTTGACCCCGTGCCCGTGCCGCAGACCCGACAGGTCAGCCCCCATGGCAGGCGCCGCGTCGATCTGGCCTTCCGGCGGGTTGGCAGGGACATTGTACTGGGTCTGCACCGCCGCCGTGGCGACGTGGTGGACATGACGGCATGCACCCTGCTTGATCCCGGTCTGTTTGGCCTGCTTGCGCCGCTCCGTGCCATGCTGCATTCACTTCCCGCCGTACATGCGGGGGGTGACATACAGATCAACCTGCTTGATAGCGGGCCGGATCTGCTGATTACGATGGATGGCACGCCGGATGCGAATGACCGGCGCATTCTGGCCCAGTTCGGCCGGGCGCATGGCATTGCGCGCATATCCCTGCATGCAAAGCCGCCTGAAACACTGGCGCTGACCGGACCGGTTTTCCAGCATTTCGATGGTGTCCGTGTCGTTCCCCCGCCCGGTGCCTTTCTCCAGCCCGCGCGGGAGGGGGAAGATGCCATACGGGAAGCGGTTCTGGCCGGATTGCCGCTCAAGGGGCTGAAAGCCGGCATTATCGAACTCTATGCAGGCTGCGGCACGCTGTCCTTTGCCCTGGCTGCCCATGCCAAGGTCCATGCCTATGAAGGCGAGAAAGCAGCACTTGCCTGCCTGAAGCAGGCCAGCGGTGGCACGCGCGTGCTGCCAGCACTCCGTGACCTGAACCGCCAGCCGGTCATGGCCAGCGAACTGGCAAAAAGTGCCGCCGTCGTGCTGGACCCGCCCCATGCGGGCGCGGGTGCCCAGATAGCGCAGATCGTGGCAGGCAGGCCGCGTTGTGTCATTTATGTAAGCTGCAACCCCGTGGCCCTGCAGCGCGACCTGGCCCCGCTGCGACAGACGGGCTACCGGCTGGACAGCGTGACGGTCATTGACCAGTTCCTGTGGTCGACCGAGGTCGAATCCGTTTGCGTGCTGACGCTGCCTGCTACCCGGCCCCGGCGTTGA